In the genome of Columba livia isolate bColLiv1 breed racing homer chromosome 10, bColLiv1.pat.W.v2, whole genome shotgun sequence, one region contains:
- the LOC135580433 gene encoding uncharacterized protein LOC135580433, with translation MRQLLDELHRAHETNREAVWKEAFPEGSRSSLPDSGEAAEAMPAAGMPGLPRPGAYQHSSVNEFHTTNSDVVGKNTKGAPNPQRNASVLDPDDTGKICTMSIATAVMSTLLTVVLFCVLMWKVMKAKKDADREAKREYGGCPLFCDKRTRRCSSPESCIQQQLPLLDPGNMECPLSSQSSQSSSPSPAALHWWDQPESELECAVSLEPPSPAEPSPAPLQQQDENNGIQKKEAKSVRPGSPQPQNLPNLSSSAPQQQNKPSVLKRLLCCKGVVQPLPQLPK, from the exons ATGAGGCAACTCCTGGACGAACTGCACAGAGCACACG aGACGAACCGCGAGGCTGTGTGGAAGGAGGCGTTTCCAGAAGGAAGCCGCAGCTCCCTGCCAGACTCTGGTGAAGCAGCAGAGGCGATGCCAGCCGCTGGTATGCCAG GGCTGCCAAGGCCCGGAGCTTACCAGCACAGCAGCGTAAATGAATTCCATACGACGAACTCAG ATGTGGTCGGCAAGAATACCAAAGGTGCTCCCAATCCCCAGAGGAATGCAAGTGTTCTCGACCCTGATGATACGGGAAAGATCTGCACTATGTCCATAGCAACTGCCGTGATGTCCACGCTACTTAcagttgtgttgttttgtgtcCTGATGTGGAAAGTGATGAAGGCAAAAAA GGATGCAGATAGAGAAGCCAAGCGCGAATATGGCGGCTGCCCCTTGTTCTGTGACAAAAGGACCAGACGCTGCAGTTCCCCTGAGAGCTGCATCCAACAGCAGCTGCCACTGTTAGATCCTGGAAATATGGAGTGTCCATTGTCATCACAATCCTCACAGTCCTCCAGCCCgtccccagcagcactgcaTTGGTGGGACCAGCCGGAATCAGAGCTAGAGTGTGCGGTCTCGCTAGaaccaccaagtcctgcagaacCTTCACCGGCTCCGCTGCAACAGCAGGATGAGAACAACGGCATCCAAAAGAAGGAGGCAAAATCTGTGCGCCCAGGGTCACCACAACCCCAGAACCTTCCCAACCTGTCCTCCTCCGCCCcgcagcagcagaacaagccGAGCGTCCTCAAGCGCCTCTTGTGCTGCAAAGGAGTTGTTCAACCACTCCCACAGCTCCCCAAATAA